Below is a genomic region from Demequina sp..
CGCAGTTCGCGCAGTCGCGCGTATCCCTCCCGCACGGGCGCCTCCTCTCGCGAGTTGAGCCCGATCGTCATGAAGCCCGTCACCGTCAGCGCTGGTAAACCCTGCACTGCCGACGCGAGGTCCAGGGCCTCGCCCGGCGCGACCCCGGCCTTGCCCGCCTCGCCGGAGACGTTTACCTGGATCATCACATCGAGCTCGCGTTCCGCCTCAAGGCAAAGCCGAGACAGCCGCTCCGCAAGGGCGAGCGAGTCCACGGTCTGCACGCACCGCGCGTATCTCACCGCGATTGCCGCCTTGTTGCGCTGCAACTGCCCAATGACGTGAATGCGCGCCCCCGCCGCTTCAAGCGTCGGCCCCTTCTCGGCGAGTTCCTGCATCCGACTCTCGCCAACCAAAGTGCCACCCGCGCGCACGACGGCGGCCACAGCGTCGGGCCCCCAGAACTTGGTGGCCACGAGCAGGCGAACCCCGGCGCCGGCGCGGCCGCAGCTGGCCTCGGCCGCGTGGATGCGCGCCTTGACCTCCGTCAGACGGGCGGCGTAGTCCCAGCTCATTCAGGCGTCCTTCGCGATGGGGGCGATGATGGCGCCGGTGACGCGCACCAGGTCCGCGGCGGCGAGGCCGATGTCCAGGCCGCGTCGGCCGCCGCTGACGTAGATCACGTCGTACAGCTCGGCGGTCTCGTCGAGCGCGGTGGGCAGGGCGCGGCGCTGGCCGATGGGGGAGATGCCCCCGACCACGTACCCGCTGGACCGCTCGGCGTCGGCAGGGGGCGCCATCTCCGCGCGCTTACCACCGAACGCCGCAGCGAGGGCCTTGAGGTCCAGCATGCCGCTCACAGGCACAATCCCCACGCTCAGGTGGCCGTCGACGTAAGCGCACAGGGTCTTGAAGACCTGATCGGCGTCAACGCCGATCGCCGCGGCGGCCTCGAGTCCGTAGCCCAGGTCGCTGCTTGGATCGTGGTCGTAGGGGTGCAGCGTGTGCGCGATGCCGGCCTCGACCAGGGCGTGAACGGCGGGAGTCGCCCCCACGTCGTGCTTCTTGGCCATGCGCCCATTGTTCCGGATGCTCGTCACGTACAGTTGCGCCGTGCCCGAAGCGATGCCGACCGTCGAGATGTGGACCGACGGGGCGTGCAAAGGCAACCCCGGAGTGGGCGGGTGGGGCACCTGGATGCGCTACGGCGATCACGAGCGTGAATTGTGTGGCGGCGAGAAGGTCACCACGAACAACCGGATGGAGCTCACGGCGGTCATCGAGGGGCTGCGCGCTCTCACCAAGCCGTGCGAGGTGACGCTGCACGTGGACTCCACCTACGTCATGAACGGCGCCACCAAGTGGATCCACGGGTGGAAGCGAAACGGCTGGCGCACGGCGGACAAGAAGCCCGTCAAGAATGGCGAGCTGTGGCAAGAACTGGATGCGCAGATGGCGCGGCACCAGATCAACTGGGTGTGGGTCAAGGGTCACGCGGGGGACCCGGGCAACGAGCGAGCGGACGCGCTCGCGAACGCGGGAGTCCTCAAGGCGTTGTGACACCCGACGGCGGGCTACAGTTCACGCGTGACGCTTGAGATCGTGAACCCCGCCAACGGCGCCCTGCTGGCGACGGTGCCCATCACCACCGCAGACGAGGTCGCCGAGCACGCGCGTGACGCGGCGGCCGTGTTCGCATCCGGCGTGTGGTCCGGGCTGGCGCCGCGGAGCGCGCGGCCGCGCTCCACGCGCTCGCGGACCTCATGGAGCGCGACGCTTCGCTCCTCGCGAGGCTGGATTCCGAGGACGCGGGAAAGCCCATCACCGAGTGCGTCGAAGGCGACATCCCCAGCGCGATCGAGTCGATCCGCTACTTCGCGGAATGCGCCGACAAGCTCTACGGCGCCGTCGCTCCCGCGCCCGCAAACGTGCTCGCCTTCACCCAGCGCGAGCCGTTCGGCGTCGTAGCCGCGATCCTGCCCTGGAACTACCCGCTCGCAATGGCGGCGTGGAAGATCGGCCCAGCCTTGGCGTCGGGCAATTGCCTCATTCTCAAGCCGGCCGACGCCACCCCCAGGTCAGCGCTCCACGTCGCCTCGCTCGCGGAGGAGGCGGGCATTCCGGCCGGAGTCCTGCGCGTCCTCCCTGGCACCGGGCCGATTACGGGTGCGGCGCTGGCGTCAGATCCCGTCATTGGGGCTTTGTCTTTCACCGGATCCACGCGCACGGGCCGGACCATTCTGAAGGCCGCGGCCGACTCGAACCTCAAACGCGTGAGCCTCGAGATGGGGGGCAAGAGCCCGCAGATCGTATTCGCGGATGGGCTCGAGTTTGGTGACACGCTCATCGACGGGCTTGTCACCGCGGCGTTCATGACGCAGGGGCAGAACTGCACCGCGGGCTCGCGGATCCTGGTCCACGAGTCCATCCACGACGAGGTCGTGGCGCGCTTCGCGAAGGCGGCGTCGGCGCTCAAGGTGGGGGACCCGTCGGACCCTGAGACGCAGATTGGGCCGATCATCAACGACGCCGCCGCGGACCGGATTCTGGCGGCGGTGCGCGCGGCGGTCGATGCGGGCGCGGTCGTGGCGACCGGTGGCCGCGAGGTCGACGTGCTGCCCGGCGGCCGGTACATCGCCCCCACGATCCTCACGGACATTCCCGCCGGCGACCCCATCATCACCACCGAACTCTTTGGCCCGGTGACGATCGTCCAGAAGTTCTCCACGCGCGAGGAGGCAATCGAGATGGCGAACGTCGTCGACTACGGCCTCGCGGCGTCGGTGTACACGAAGAACATCGATGACGCGCTCGCGACAGCGCGCGGCGTGCAGGCGGGCGTGGTGTCTGTTGGCAACTACTCGGAGGGAGACCTCAGTTCGCCGTTCGGAGGGTGGAAGCAGTCCGGCTTCGGCGGCGTGGAGAAGTCGTTGCGGGCCTTCGAGCAGTGGACCCGCGACAAGGCGATCTGGATCGAGCTGCAGGGTCAGTAGGAGTCTCACGCCTGTCCGACACAACGGACGACGGCCCGTTTCAGCCCCGGGATCGGCTCAAACTCGGTGCGAACCGTCGTGATGGACACGCGTTGGCGTTGGAAGGACGTCGGCCTCGCGCCGAATCGCGTCGCACGCCTCAAGCAGCCTGCGCCGCAGCGCCTCGCCGCGCACGGCGAATTCCCGCTGTCGCGCCGCGTACTCGCGCTTTCCGTCCGGGGTTTCGATGCGCACAGCCTCGAGCCCAAAGTCCGAGACGTCGTACGGCGACGCCGCCATGTCCAGCCGCCGCACCTCCGCCGCGAGCTCGAAGCAGTCGAGCGTCAGTTCGCTCGGCACCGCCGGCGACAGCTTCACGCACCACTTGTACAGATCCATCGTCGCGTGCAGGCAGCCGGGCTGCTCCATCTCCACCTGCGTCTCGCGCGATAGCGCCTGCGCATTGCGCGGCACCGCCTCGTCGGTGAAGAAGCGGTAGGCGTCGAAGTGAGTGCAGACCACATCATGGGATGCGACCACCGCGTCGGTCCCGTCCGCACCCAGTCGCAGCGGCAGGTCGTGCCTGGTGTCTCCGTCTTTGTAGACCATCGCCCACTCGTGCAGCCCAAAGCAGCCGAGGGCCGCGCGCCGGGACAATGTGGCCGCTACCAGGCCCGTCACAAAGTCAACGGTGCCCCCGCGCGCCTCCCAGAAGGCGGCCGCGTCCACAGAGGTGACCCCGCCGTCGGACCGATACCAGCGCCAACCCGAGTGGTCAGCCGCACCCTCTAGACCCACGCCGACTCCCGGGTGCCAGCGCCTCAACAGCGACGGTCGCGTGGAGTAGTAGTCGTAGAGGAAGTCGTCCACGGCGTGTCCCTCGCCGCGCGCCACGCGCTCTCGCCGCGCCGCCGTCAAGGCATCTGCCCGACGCTCAAACGCCAGCGCGCGCGGGCGCCACTGGGTTTGGGTCAGGACGGCAAGCACCGCATGATTGTCTCAGGAGGTCACCATGACAGGACCCATCCCGTTCGAGGAGTTCCCCGGAGGCCAGTTCCTGCACGGCACCAAGGCCGACCTCAAACCAGGGGATCGCCTCACGCCTGGCGTGAGCCCCAACTTCAACACCGTGCTCGGGCACGTGTACTTCACGCAGACCCTCGACGCCGCGGCGTGGGGCGCCGAGCTCGCGGCCGGCGATAGACCGGAACGCATCTACATCGTTGAGCCGACCGGGGAGTACGAGGAGGATCCAAACCTCACGGACAAGAAGTTCCCGGGCAACCCCACGCGCTCATTCCGCAGCGCGGACGCGATCACCGTGGTCGGCGAACTCACCGACTGGGAGGGGCATTCTCCCGAGCAGATTCAGGCGATGCGAGACGGGCTCGCCGCGCTCAAGGAGCGCGGCGAGGACACGATCATCAACTAGGCCGCCGCCTGCGCCGCGTCCCACCAGTTGAGCACCCTCGTGGCGACGAGCGTGGTCCAGCGTCCCGGCTCGCCCCGTTCCTCGAGCAGGAACGGAGTCCGCCCGCGCATCGTGCCCTCGTGCAGCCAGCGCCCATCCTCCCCGCGGCGTGACCGGATGATCTCGATGGCCTCTGCAGCGCGCGGGTCCGGCGCGCTGCCGGAGGAGCGGATGAGGTCGAGGATCCGCAGCACGTGATAGTTGTGCCGGTTGGGGTAGGTGAAGAAGAGGTAGTACTCCTGCACGGGCTCTCCGGAACGCAGCCCGCGGAACAGGTTTCGCGAGTACATGTACTCGAGCGCGCGGTCGACGGCATCGTCCACGCGAGCATCCGGCCCGCGCCGCGCGTTGAATTCGACGAAGCCCTCGAGCACGCCCAAGGTCGAGTCGAAGCTCGACACGTCGGACTCGAAGCAGTTCCAGCCGCCGTCGGGTTTCTGTTCGCCCAATAGCCGTTCTACCAACGGTGACATATCGCGGCCGAAGTATTCGCCGCCCGCACGGTTCGCCCGTTGATGCACGCCTCCACCTCGCCGTCAAAGTAGTCCTCGCCCGCGTACTCCCACTTCACATTCGCGGCGACGCGCTCGATCGCCTCTGCGACCCGGGGATTGGCCGGGTCCACCCCAAAGTCGGCGAGTAGCGCAAGCGCCCACATGGTCGACGTCCACGCCTGACCCTCCGTCTTCCACGTCTCCTCGGTGAAGTCGGCGGGTCCCCACGCGCCGCCGTCCCACGAGCCGTCATCCCACTGCAGATCCAGAAGCGCCTTGCCCCACCCCTCGGTGGCGACGCGAGAGCGCTCCTCAGCCACGGCGTCGGGCGGCGAGCCCACCAGATCCTGGAGAACCTGCCACCGAATGGCGGGGTCGGAATCGAGCAACCACGCAATCGTGTCCATAACGCCGACCCTAGACAGACCCACCGACACGCGCGCGGCGGCGGGCATCGCTGTCCGCGACCGCGGTGGACGCGACGGTGAAGACGTTCTCGAGCGGACCCTGACCCACCCTCCAACGCCACACGCACGCGAAGGCCACGGATACCAGGCACAGCGCGATCCACGCGGCATTCGTCGGTTGATACACGATCGACTGTCCCACGATCGCAATCATCACGATCTGCGCCGAATACAGGGTCAGCGTCATGGACCCCGCGGCGGCGAGCGGCCACGTGACGCGCGGCAGCAGCCCAGCGAGCCAACAGCTCACGCCAATCACAACGCACGCGACGCCCACATTGCCGAGCGTCTCGAACGCGGTGTAGCTGTGCGACTCCACGCTCGTCCAGTCCGCGTGCCGTGCGCCCCACAGCGCCGTGCCCGTTCCGTACGCGATGACGGCAAGCAGCAGGCCCGACGCTGTGAGCCAGGCGAGCGCCCTGCCTCGCCATTGCGCGAGCTTGCCGAGGCCCATTCCGATCAGCACGTACCCCACCCAGACGAGTGCGGGGTAGTGGAAACTCCAGAGCTCGTGCACGACGGGCAACTCGTACAGCCAGCGGGGCAGGTGTTCGGCAAGCGGCACCACCACCTCACGGCCGAGCATGAGGAAAGCGGCACCTGCGGCGATGAGCGCCCACGGGCGCCAGCGGAACGCGACGAGCACCATGAGGAACATCACGCCGAGGTTGTCGAGGATGATGTCCACGGGGGTGGCGAGGATCGACAGGATCCAGCCCAGCACGATGAGCATCCCGCCTCGCACCGCAACCCGGATGCGCGTGTGGCGAACCGGGTCGTCTGCGGGGGAGCGGGTCAGCATGAGCGCGATCGAGACGCCCGCGAGGAGGGCGAACAGGGCGGCAGAGCGGCCATGCGTCACGAAAAGCCACTCCCACCCGGCGTAGCCGTGGGTCCCGTCGTTTGCGACGTGCGCGGCGAACATCCCGAACAGCGCGAGCGCTCGCGCAACGTCGAGGCCCGTGACACGCGCAGGGCGCGCGAAAGGGGAGTCGGTCACGCCATCCCAGCAGCATCGAAGGTCTTCAGTGCCCACTCGTAGTGTTCGCCGAGGCACTCATCCGCGACGTCGCCGAGCGACTGGCCATTAAGCCAGGGATAGCGCTGTGGATCCGTGAGTTCGGCCTCGCCGAAGGTCGTGAGCAAGCGCAGCATTCGCGCAT
It encodes:
- the arr gene encoding NAD(+)--rifampin ADP-ribosyltransferase, encoding MTGPIPFEEFPGGQFLHGTKADLKPGDRLTPGVSPNFNTVLGHVYFTQTLDAAAWGAELAAGDRPERIYIVEPTGEYEEDPNLTDKKFPGNPTRSFRSADAITVVGELTDWEGHSPEQIQAMRDGLAALKERGEDTIIN
- a CDS encoding DUF1624 domain-containing protein is translated as MTDSPFARPARVTGLDVARALALFGMFAAHVANDGTHGYAGWEWLFVTHGRSAALFALLAGVSIALMLTRSPADDPVRHTRIRVAVRGGMLIVLGWILSILATPVDIILDNLGVMFLMVLVAFRWRPWALIAAGAAFLMLGREVVVPLAEHLPRWLYELPVVHELWSFHYPALVWVGYVLIGMGLGKLAQWRGRALAWLTASGLLLAVIAYGTGTALWGARHADWTSVESHSYTAFETLGNVGVACVVIGVSCWLAGLLPRVTWPLAAAGSMTLTLYSAQIVMIAIVGQSIVYQPTNAAWIALCLVSVAFACVWRWRVGQGPLENVFTVASTAVADSDARRRARVGGSV
- the rnhA gene encoding ribonuclease HI produces the protein MPTVEMWTDGACKGNPGVGGWGTWMRYGDHERELCGGEKVTTNNRMELTAVIEGLRALTKPCEVTLHVDSTYVMNGATKWIHGWKRNGWRTADKKPVKNGELWQELDAQMARHQINWVWVKGHAGDPGNERADALANAGVLKAL
- a CDS encoding aldehyde dehydrogenase family protein, encoding MVRAGAAERAAALHALADLMERDASLLARLDSEDAGKPITECVEGDIPSAIESIRYFAECADKLYGAVAPAPANVLAFTQREPFGVVAAILPWNYPLAMAAWKIGPALASGNCLILKPADATPRSALHVASLAEEAGIPAGVLRVLPGTGPITGAALASDPVIGALSFTGSTRTGRTILKAAADSNLKRVSLEMGGKSPQIVFADGLEFGDTLIDGLVTAAFMTQGQNCTAGSRILVHESIHDEVVARFAKAASALKVGDPSDPETQIGPIINDAAADRILAAVRAAVDAGAVVATGGREVDVLPGGRYIAPTILTDIPAGDPIITTELFGPVTIVQKFSTREEAIEMANVVDYGLAASVYTKNIDDALATARGVQAGVVSVGNYSEGDLSSPFGGWKQSGFGGVEKSLRAFEQWTRDKAIWIELQGQ
- a CDS encoding 3-methyladenine DNA glycosylase; the protein is MLAVLTQTQWRPRALAFERRADALTAARRERVARGEGHAVDDFLYDYYSTRPSLLRRWHPGVGVGLEGAADHSGWRWYRSDGGVTSVDAAAFWEARGGTVDFVTGLVAATLSRRAALGCFGLHEWAMVYKDGDTRHDLPLRLGADGTDAVVASHDVVCTHFDAYRFFTDEAVPRNAQALSRETQVEMEQPGCLHATMDLYKWCVKLSPAVPSELTLDCFELAAEVRRLDMAASPYDVSDFGLEAVRIETPDGKREYAARQREFAVRGEALRRRLLEACDAIRREADVLPTPTRVHHDGSHRV
- a CDS encoding YggS family pyridoxal phosphate-dependent enzyme; the protein is MSWDYAARLTEVKARIHAAEASCGRAGAGVRLLVATKFWGPDAVAAVVRAGGTLVGESRMQELAEKGPTLEAAGARIHVIGQLQRNKAAIAVRYARCVQTVDSLALAERLSRLCLEAERELDVMIQVNVSGEAGKAGVAPGEALDLASAVQGLPALTVTGFMTIGLNSREEAPVREGYARLRELRDQALIRSERGSVPLSSAWELSMGMSNDLEWAIAEGATIVRVGTAVMGHRA
- the ybaK gene encoding Cys-tRNA(Pro) deacylase, producing the protein MAKKHDVGATPAVHALVEAGIAHTLHPYDHDPSSDLGYGLEAAAAIGVDADQVFKTLCAYVDGHLSVGIVPVSGMLDLKALAAAFGGKRAEMAPPADAERSSGYVVGGISPIGQRRALPTALDETAELYDVIYVSGGRRGLDIGLAAADLVRVTGAIIAPIAKDA